A genomic region of Deltaproteobacteria bacterium contains the following coding sequences:
- a CDS encoding dienelactone hydrolase family protein has protein sequence MQLIERLFNKKDHGVAGFLAHPQRTEPGPALLLIHPKGGLTDYIKIEARKFAALGYSTFAPNVFEQLGYPEPTHIVSGGEIQAKTSDDQFDAALTESWRFLLSQPHVDNKRVAVSGYCMGGRIAINFVAATPEVRAFVGYYPTVRDEPPTDMRPIPPWEKAKLIRCPSINLYGADDVVTNIPVQDRMMYAFRENGQPLEWHFFPFGGHGFVDPNAVGYHAHAAELAWPMVVDFMERELQWAPEP, from the coding sequence ATGCAGCTCATCGAGCGCTTGTTCAACAAGAAGGACCACGGCGTCGCCGGGTTCCTGGCCCACCCGCAACGGACGGAGCCGGGGCCGGCGCTGCTGCTGATCCACCCGAAGGGCGGCTTGACGGACTACATCAAGATCGAGGCGCGGAAATTCGCGGCCCTGGGGTACAGCACCTTCGCGCCCAACGTCTTCGAGCAACTGGGCTATCCCGAGCCGACGCACATCGTGAGCGGCGGCGAGATCCAGGCCAAGACCTCCGACGACCAGTTCGACGCCGCGCTGACCGAGAGCTGGCGATTCCTGCTCTCCCAACCCCACGTGGACAACAAGCGTGTCGCGGTGTCGGGCTACTGCATGGGCGGAAGAATCGCCATCAACTTCGTCGCGGCAACCCCCGAGGTACGGGCGTTCGTGGGCTACTACCCCACGGTGCGTGACGAGCCTCCCACGGACATGCGGCCCATCCCGCCCTGGGAGAAGGCCAAGCTCATACGCTGTCCTTCCATCAACCTATATGGCGCGGACGACGTGGTCACGAACATCCCCGTGCAGGACAGGATGATGTACGCCTTCCGGGAGAACGGCCAGCCGCTGGAATGGCATTTCTTCCCGTTCGGCGGACACGGGTTCGTGGACCCCAACGCGGTGGGCTATCACGCCCACGCCGCGGAACTGGCTTGGCCCATGGTTGTGGACTTCATGGAGCGCGAGCTCCAATGGGCGCCGGAACCCTGA
- a CDS encoding pyridoxamine 5'-phosphate oxidase family protein encodes MARFVSDSLPDDALALLLPGNLAAKQGRVVQIITVDEEGWANAGMLGYADVIAKDGGNLHLATWGDGECATDLRRNGRITLLVIDEDMAYYVKGQAREVQVSGDVLTDVNDGGGHSALAYFHIAVQGVFEDRIPTAKVLGGVTFEGSESEQEAHDAILKKLASL; translated from the coding sequence ATGGCGCGGTTCGTATCCGACAGCCTTCCCGACGACGCCCTGGCGCTGCTGCTGCCGGGCAACCTCGCCGCCAAGCAGGGCCGCGTGGTCCAGATCATCACCGTGGACGAAGAGGGCTGGGCCAACGCCGGCATGCTGGGCTACGCGGACGTCATCGCCAAGGACGGCGGCAACCTCCATCTCGCGACCTGGGGCGACGGGGAATGCGCCACGGATCTCAGACGGAACGGCCGCATCACCCTGCTGGTCATCGACGAGGACATGGCCTATTACGTGAAGGGCCAGGCACGCGAGGTTCAGGTCTCGGGGGATGTTCTCACGGACGTGAACGACGGCGGCGGCCACTCCGCCCTGGCCTACTTCCACATCGCCGTGCAAGGGGTATTCGAGGACCGGATCCCCACCGCCAAGGTGCTGGGGGGCGTCACCTTCGAGGGTTCGGAATCCGAACAGGAGGCGCACGACGCCATCCTCAAGAAGCTGGCGTCCCTTTAG